The region TCAGTTGTTTTCATAATACCAGCTCCGGCATCTATTCCGACTATGGTTTTATCTAACATTTTCATAGCTTCCGGTTTTTTAAGGTCAGAAACAGTTTTAATGCCGGCATCATACATGTATGAGGGACTAGCTAATCCACTTTGAGTCCCATCGTATACATTACCAAGATCGACGAGATCATCACCGAACTTTTCAATGTAATCCTAATGAAGTACGGGTAACCATGTTTCCATAAAGGCATCCTGATCTCCAGCAGCTACACTTGCGTATCCGGGTGCTACATCAGCAGCTGTAATAGTTACTTCGTATCCCATCATGTCTTCCAGTATAACTTTCGCTAAATTGGTATAAGCGACACCTTCTTCCCAGTTGGCATAGACCAGGTTAGCGGTCTTTAGGTCTGCTTTTGATTCTTGTTGTCCCCCTGCGAAAACACCTGTTGCCGCAGTTGAGATCATGAGAACGATCATTAAGATCTTTCGTAAGTTGTTCATCTTTATCTCCTTTTAAGATAGTAATATATTAATTCCGAACGTGTATTTCGGAATATTTCAATGCTAATTCTAACTCTTGTCCTTAGTCGTGAAAGCCTGAGTGACTCTATCTAAAAAAATGGCCAGGATTACGATGGCAATTCCGCCCTCGAATCCCATATCAATTTTTAATTGGGTTATCCCCTTGAGAACCACGTTTCCCAAGCCTCCAGCTCCAATCATTCCTGAGATCACTACCATGGAAAGAGCCAGCATAATGGTTTGATTTACTCCTGCCATAATGGTCGGAAGTGCTACCGGCAATTCTGCTTTTATAAGCATTTGTTTAGGGGTTGCGCCAAAGGCTCGGCAGGCTTCGTGGATTTCAACCGGAACTTGTCTGATGCCTAAATTGGTCAACCGTACTACAGGAGGCAGTGAAAAAATTAGGGTTGCAATAACACCTGGAACTGGTCCCAATTTAAAAAGCAGTACAGCAGGGATTAAATATACGAAAGCCGGAAGAGTCTGCATGAAATCCAGTACTGGACGCATGATTTTCCAGGTTGAGTCTGATCTTGACGCCCATATTCCAAGAGGAAGACCTATGAGTAATCCAAAGATAACAGCGGAAAAAACAAGGGAAAGAGTATCCATGGTTTCCGACCAATATCCCATATAGAGGATTAAGGAAAATCCAATCAGGGTAAAAAGTGCAACGCCTTTTCCTGCAACTTTCCAGGCCAATAAGCAAAAAAGTCCTATCATTACGAATGCCGGGGGGAGGTGAAACACCCAATTCACCCCCTCTAAAAATCCTTCAACTACTAAAGCGATGAAATCAAACAGCCAATCAGCTTCTTCGGTCAACCATTCAATAATATTTTCAAATCCTGCACCAATATCAAAAATCTCTCTTATTATATTCATTTAACTCTATTTCCTTTGTTCATTCTGGATGGTCTCTGTTTCTTCAAGTATTTCGCTGAAAACAGTTGGTGTATCGGAATCGTCAACACCCTCATTGACCTCGGTAATGATCATCTCTCTGCTAACAATCCCCAAAAACTTATTTTTTTCGTTGATAACGACTATCGGGTGTTTTGTTTGGAGAGCAGTCCCGAGCAAATCAGCTATGGCTGTTTCTGGAGTTGTAGTGTAAAAATCGTGTCGAACTATTGTGGAAAGATCATTCTCTTTCTTTTTCTTCAGTTCTATGACATCCTCAATGTGAATGATGCCTTTCAGACTCCTTTGGGAGTCCACCAGATAAGCGTAGGATATACTATGCTTTTCCATTAAATGCAGAGCAGCCTTGGGCCCGTCTTTAGAACTATTAAGAAGAGGGCAGCTCTGTTTAATGGAGCTTGCTGTTATTGTCTTTGTCCGGTCGACATTTTGAACGAATTCTTTTACATAATTATCAGCGGGATTTGAGAGGATGTCCTCCGGAACCCCTATTTGTCGTACCCGTCCGTCAGGTCCCAGGATGGCAATACGATCTCCAATCTTCAAGGCCTCATCCAGATCGTGAGTTATAAATATAATTGTCTTGTGCATTTTGTCCTGAAGATCGAGCAGCTCATCCTGCATTTGAGCCCTAATGAGAGGATCTAGTGCACTGAAGGCTTCATCCATAAGCAGTATTTCCGCATCATTTGCCAAAGCCCGCGCAAGTCCAACACGTTGCTGCATACCACCAGAGAGTTCGTTGGGAAAACTAAACTCAAAGCCTTCCAGACCAACGAGCTTTATAGCCTCCATAGCCTTCTCTCTTCGTTCTGTTTTTTCCATACCACCCAACTCCAGACCGAATTCAACGTTGTTAACAACGTTTTTATGAGGAAGGAGTCCAAAATGCTGAAAAACCATGGACATTTTGTAACGACGAAGCTCTCGGAGTTCTTCGTTGTCCATCTTTACAATGTCCTGTCCATCAATCAGTATCTGACCGGCAGTGGGCTTGATAAGCCTGTTTAAACATCGTATGAAGGTTGATTTACCACTGCCGGACAGTCCCATAACAACAAATGTTTCTTTTCTGTGTATCTCAAATGTTGCATCATTAATTGCTATGGTGCACCCTGTTCTCTTTTTTATTTCCTGTTTCGATTTCCCTTCTTTTATCAGCGGAATCGCGCGTTTTGGATTTGTACCAAATATTTTGTACAAATCCTTTACTTCTACTAAAGCCATAAATTAAATCCCCTTAATGCAATAGTCATAAAGCAATTCACACATGTATTATGTGAACTGCAAAAAAGATTATTCGAATTTATTAATTGATCATATGCAGATCAGAAAGTGAATAGCACTTCTTTTCAAAACGTAAAGAGACAATACTCAATGTTTTTTAGTGTGTACTATGAACAGACGAGTGATTCTTTCCGGCTATGGAGCCGTTGAAGAACCACCATTAAAATTAGAATAAAAGACAGGAATACTTGTATTCCCATAAATCAATGATAGGAGAAAATAATCCCCTAATAAATAAATACATATTATTGAAAGAATTATTTCTTCCACCAGCCACTGCTGTAGTATTTATCCACTTTGTTTTGTATTCCATCAACAGTTCGTACCATGGACTTAGAATTTTATAAAACTGTATATTAGTTTTATATGATATACGCTGATAGATTTGAACAAATAAAAACATTATGAAAATAACAATACTTGTTATTGACAGTTTATGCAACAGTGCTTGTGTTGATTCTTTTCTTCTTCACTAATCGATTAAAAGGTGTAGTTATCACTGTTATCCATATTCATCAAGTAATTCAGAATAAAATCAGGAGTATCATTTAATCTTG is a window of Oceanispirochaeta sp. DNA encoding:
- a CDS encoding proline/glycine betaine ABC transporter permease, whose protein sequence is MNIIREIFDIGAGFENIIEWLTEEADWLFDFIALVVEGFLEGVNWVFHLPPAFVMIGLFCLLAWKVAGKGVALFTLIGFSLILYMGYWSETMDTLSLVFSAVIFGLLIGLPLGIWASRSDSTWKIMRPVLDFMQTLPAFVYLIPAVLLFKLGPVPGVIATLIFSLPPVVRLTNLGIRQVPVEIHEACRAFGATPKQMLIKAELPVALPTIMAGVNQTIMLALSMVVISGMIGAGGLGNVVLKGITQLKIDMGFEGGIAIVILAIFLDRVTQAFTTKDKS
- a CDS encoding glycine betaine/L-proline ABC transporter ATP-binding protein; amino-acid sequence: MALVEVKDLYKIFGTNPKRAIPLIKEGKSKQEIKKRTGCTIAINDATFEIHRKETFVVMGLSGSGKSTFIRCLNRLIKPTAGQILIDGQDIVKMDNEELRELRRYKMSMVFQHFGLLPHKNVVNNVEFGLELGGMEKTERREKAMEAIKLVGLEGFEFSFPNELSGGMQQRVGLARALANDAEILLMDEAFSALDPLIRAQMQDELLDLQDKMHKTIIFITHDLDEALKIGDRIAILGPDGRVRQIGVPEDILSNPADNYVKEFVQNVDRTKTITASSIKQSCPLLNSSKDGPKAALHLMEKHSISYAYLVDSQRSLKGIIHIEDVIELKKKKENDLSTIVRHDFYTTTPETAIADLLGTALQTKHPIVVINEKNKFLGIVSREMIITEVNEGVDDSDTPTVFSEILEETETIQNEQRK